One window of Alteriqipengyuania lutimaris genomic DNA carries:
- a CDS encoding efflux RND transporter permease subunit produces METRTDLPMLAVKRPLLIGVLNLLIVIAGVAALLGAEVRELPNVDRPIVSVTASLPGAAPETMDAEVTSILENAVARVSGVRQISSSSEENNSRIRVEFNPGIDLDTAATDVREAVSRTQRDLPERVEQVTVVKADQDAQPIMTLAVLSDAYDQSELTRLVDNDIIPELLTAEGVASIEQFGARERQMRVAVDPLRLNRFGLTLTDVADALQDAPFDVPVGSFRSDAQSLVVRADASATEPGLIESVVISDNVRVGDVAQADFAPANASNFVRLDGEPIIGLGVVRQASSNTIQISDSIRQAVKRVNRRFDDVELQIVSDDAEFIRISVREVLITLAFTIAVVVATMLIFFRAWRPTMIPSTTIPVALVGVVAGIWIMGFSINLLTLLALVLATGLIVDDAIVVLENAQRLQNKGLGRRAAAVVGTRQVFFAVVATTAVLVSVFVPISFLPSETGRLFREFGFVLAVAVILSSFVALSLVPALAAKFDLTSDTQGNSRLSRFGRKTTDGYERLLHRALGAPKAMIAGSVVIAALAGLLYTQLDNELVPDEDRGVITVDATGPDGVGLAFMDRELDEVEQVLEPYLESGVITSTFSIVGRYDPNRVRVTAELADWSERDRSQTEIVQELNEPLSEIPGSRTNARGRGTLSFGGGGEGLEVALTGPEYDRIYESADALATAIDTQSDILSNADISYQPTQPQLSIRIDRQRASDLGVDLEDLSQTLRAMVGGEELVDLNVGDQAVPIFLTAQAISVTNPNDLRNLYVRGSSPDAGSNRLVPLSAVTTIVEQGIAAELDRTEQRRAIEVDMDIAAGTPLRDAVDEVERLAEEAVADDIDMLLQGDAESLEESSNALMLTYGFALAIVFLVLVAQFESLTSALVVLLTVPFALAAAVFALFLSGVSLNIYSQIGLVMLIGLMAKNGVLIVEFADQLRHQGRSVREAVEEAAAIRLRPITMTLISTVIGATPLILASGAGAEARQSIGWVIFGGLGIASLFTLFLTPVLYLVIARFGQPRSVDLAKLNEEIDALDEDMTMAPA; encoded by the coding sequence ATGGAGACTAGAACCGATCTTCCCATGCTGGCGGTCAAGCGACCGCTGCTGATCGGTGTGCTCAACCTGCTGATCGTGATCGCCGGCGTCGCCGCGCTGCTGGGTGCGGAAGTGCGCGAGCTACCCAATGTCGACCGCCCGATCGTGTCGGTCACCGCCAGCCTCCCCGGCGCCGCGCCCGAAACGATGGATGCCGAGGTCACCAGCATCCTCGAAAACGCGGTCGCCCGAGTCTCCGGCGTGCGCCAGATCAGCTCCTCGAGCGAGGAGAACAACTCGCGCATCCGGGTGGAGTTTAACCCCGGCATCGATCTCGACACGGCCGCCACCGACGTGCGCGAAGCCGTCAGCCGGACCCAGCGCGACCTGCCCGAACGCGTCGAGCAGGTGACGGTGGTCAAGGCCGACCAGGACGCCCAGCCGATCATGACGCTGGCGGTGCTGAGCGATGCCTACGACCAGTCCGAACTCACCCGTCTGGTCGACAACGACATCATCCCCGAACTGCTGACCGCCGAAGGCGTCGCCAGCATCGAGCAGTTCGGCGCACGCGAGCGGCAGATGCGCGTGGCGGTCGATCCGCTGCGGCTCAACCGCTTCGGCCTGACGCTGACCGACGTGGCGGACGCGCTGCAGGACGCGCCGTTCGACGTGCCCGTCGGCTCCTTCCGCTCGGACGCGCAGAGCCTCGTCGTGCGCGCCGATGCCAGCGCGACCGAGCCTGGGCTGATCGAGAGCGTGGTCATAAGCGACAATGTGCGCGTCGGGGACGTCGCCCAGGCCGATTTCGCGCCCGCCAATGCGAGCAATTTCGTCCGCCTCGATGGCGAACCGATCATCGGGCTGGGCGTGGTGCGGCAGGCCAGCTCGAACACGATCCAGATTTCGGACTCGATCCGGCAGGCGGTCAAGCGGGTCAATCGCCGGTTCGACGATGTCGAGCTTCAGATCGTGTCAGACGATGCCGAATTCATCCGCATCTCGGTGCGCGAAGTCCTGATCACGCTGGCCTTCACCATCGCCGTGGTGGTGGCGACGATGCTCATTTTCTTCCGCGCCTGGCGGCCCACGATGATCCCGAGCACCACGATCCCAGTCGCGCTGGTGGGTGTGGTCGCAGGGATCTGGATCATGGGCTTCTCGATCAACCTGCTGACCCTGCTCGCGCTGGTTCTCGCCACGGGGCTGATCGTCGACGACGCGATCGTGGTGCTGGAAAACGCGCAGCGGTTGCAGAACAAGGGGCTGGGACGGCGCGCTGCGGCGGTCGTGGGAACGCGGCAGGTGTTCTTCGCGGTGGTGGCGACGACCGCCGTGCTCGTCTCAGTCTTCGTGCCGATCAGTTTCCTGCCGTCGGAGACCGGGCGGCTGTTCCGCGAATTCGGCTTCGTGCTGGCAGTCGCGGTGATCCTGTCGAGCTTCGTGGCGCTCTCGCTCGTGCCTGCGCTTGCCGCGAAGTTCGACCTGACGAGCGACACGCAAGGCAACAGCCGCCTGTCGCGCTTCGGACGCAAGACAACCGATGGGTACGAGCGGCTCCTGCACCGCGCGCTCGGCGCGCCCAAGGCGATGATTGCCGGATCGGTCGTAATCGCCGCGCTGGCCGGACTGCTCTACACCCAGCTCGACAACGAGCTCGTGCCCGACGAGGATCGCGGCGTGATCACGGTGGATGCGACCGGCCCGGACGGCGTGGGGCTCGCCTTCATGGACCGCGAACTGGACGAGGTCGAACAGGTGCTGGAGCCCTATCTGGAGAGCGGCGTGATCACGAGCACCTTTTCCATCGTCGGCCGTTATGACCCCAACCGCGTGCGCGTGACGGCGGAGCTGGCCGACTGGAGCGAGCGCGACCGCAGCCAGACGGAGATCGTCCAGGAACTCAACGAACCGCTGTCCGAAATCCCCGGCTCGCGTACCAATGCGCGCGGGCGCGGCACGCTCAGCTTCGGCGGCGGCGGCGAAGGGCTGGAGGTCGCGCTGACCGGCCCTGAATACGACCGGATCTACGAAAGCGCCGACGCCCTCGCCACGGCGATCGATACGCAGTCCGACATCCTCTCCAACGCCGATATTTCCTACCAGCCGACCCAGCCGCAGCTTTCGATCCGCATCGACCGCCAGCGCGCCTCCGACCTCGGCGTCGATCTGGAAGACCTGTCGCAGACCTTGCGCGCGATGGTGGGGGGCGAGGAACTGGTCGATCTCAATGTCGGCGACCAGGCGGTGCCAATCTTCCTCACCGCGCAGGCGATCAGCGTCACCAATCCCAACGACCTGCGCAATCTCTACGTGCGCGGCTCGTCCCCGGACGCCGGCAGCAACCGCCTCGTGCCGCTGTCCGCCGTGACCACGATCGTCGAACAGGGCATCGCCGCCGAACTCGACCGGACCGAGCAGCGCCGCGCGATCGAGGTCGACATGGATATCGCCGCCGGAACGCCGCTGCGCGATGCGGTCGACGAGGTCGAACGGCTGGCGGAAGAGGCGGTGGCGGACGATATCGACATGCTGCTGCAGGGCGATGCCGAAAGCCTCGAGGAAAGCTCCAACGCGCTGATGCTGACCTACGGCTTTGCGCTCGCGATCGTCTTTCTGGTGCTCGTAGCCCAGTTTGAAAGCCTCACCAGTGCGCTTGTGGTACTCTTGACGGTACCCTTTGCGCTCGCTGCGGCGGTCTTCGCGCTGTTCCTGTCGGGCGTCTCGCTCAACATCTATTCGCAGATCGGTCTCGTCATGCTGATCGGGCTGATGGCCAAAAACGGGGTGTTGATCGTCGAATTCGCGGATCAGCTACGCCATCAGGGCCGCAGCGTGCGCGAAGCGGTAGAGGAAGCCGCCGCCATCCGCCTGCGCCCGATCACCATGACGCTGATCTCCACCGTGATCGGCGCAACCCCGCTGATCCTCGCGAGCGGTGCGGGGGCCGAAGCACGCCAGTCGATCGGCTGGGTCATCTTCGGCGGGCTCGGCATCGCGAGCCTGTTCACCCTGTTCCTCACGCCGGTTCTGTACCTCGTGATCGCACGCTTCGGGCAGCCGCGGAGCGTCGATCTTGCCAAGCTGAACGAGGAGATCGACGCGCTCGACGAAGACATGACCATGGCGCCCGCATGA
- a CDS encoding efflux RND transporter periplasmic adaptor subunit gives MNRFRFKTMVLGSLGLLIAACSSGEEEREEEPVPVVAQEVRFLPEVSQVEAIGTARAATSAELFPETAGRVTRVRFAAGDYVREGATLLELDSRAERLDVEAARVAVQEASQLLGRYRRIEDTGAISDSQIEAGENALAAARVELRQAQTSLADRTVRAPFSGHVGLTEIDVGDRVNDSTPITQIDQRGTLYVDFLAPEEVFANLSRGDSVEVVPFSEPGRTISAEVVATDNRISQESRDFIVRTAIPNSEDRLRPGMSFRVNFSRNGATRAAIPEEAIIWGGEGSHIFLVRDGAAVRVPVTITSRRDGRVFVDGDISRQDHVIVEGVQKVRDGQAIRLVRQAREPERNVRVEDAAAADGD, from the coding sequence ATGAACCGATTTCGCTTCAAGACTATGGTGCTCGGCAGCCTCGGCTTGCTGATTGCCGCCTGCTCTTCGGGCGAGGAGGAGCGGGAAGAGGAGCCCGTTCCGGTCGTCGCACAGGAGGTGCGCTTCCTCCCCGAAGTGTCGCAGGTCGAAGCCATCGGCACCGCGCGCGCGGCGACCTCTGCCGAGCTTTTTCCCGAGACGGCGGGCCGCGTAACCCGCGTGCGGTTCGCCGCCGGCGACTATGTGCGCGAGGGCGCGACGCTGCTCGAACTCGACAGTCGCGCGGAGCGTCTCGATGTCGAGGCGGCACGCGTTGCGGTGCAGGAGGCCAGCCAGCTGCTGGGCCGCTACCGCCGGATCGAGGATACCGGCGCGATCTCCGACAGCCAGATCGAAGCGGGCGAAAATGCGCTCGCCGCGGCGCGGGTCGAGTTGCGCCAGGCGCAAACGTCGCTGGCCGACCGGACGGTGCGTGCGCCGTTCTCCGGCCATGTCGGCCTGACCGAGATCGACGTGGGCGACCGCGTCAACGATTCCACCCCGATCACGCAGATCGACCAGCGCGGCACGCTCTACGTCGATTTCCTCGCGCCCGAAGAGGTGTTCGCCAATCTCAGCCGCGGCGACAGCGTGGAGGTCGTGCCCTTCTCGGAGCCGGGCCGGACGATTTCGGCCGAGGTCGTCGCCACCGATAATCGCATCTCTCAGGAAAGCCGCGACTTCATCGTGCGCACCGCGATCCCCAATAGCGAGGACCGGTTGCGCCCGGGCATGAGCTTCCGGGTCAATTTCTCCCGCAACGGAGCGACCCGGGCCGCCATCCCGGAAGAGGCCATCATCTGGGGCGGCGAAGGGTCGCACATCTTCCTGGTGCGCGACGGCGCGGCGGTGCGCGTGCCCGTGACCATCACCTCGCGCCGCGACGGGCGCGTGTTCGTCGATGGGGACATATCGCGGCAGGATCACGTGATCGTCGAAGGCGTGCAGAAGGTGCGCGACGGGCAGGCTATCCGCCTCGTCCGCCAGGCCCGCGAGCCCGAACGCAACGTGCGCGTCGAGGATGCAGCCGCCGCCGATGGAGACTAG
- the ppc gene encoding phosphoenolpyruvate carboxylase — translation MTDRPRIQQNADIRFLGKTLGNVIREHGGERLYERTEHIRSSSINRHRGDELVDLELEKLSLDETLAFVRGFGLFSMLANLAEDRDAVGAAEQTTFVEAIGQLREHGVTEETILEQLDHALIVPVLTAHPTEVRRKSIIDHRTRLSDLMKRRDEVLAEGEDTGPVEEEIERQIALIWHTRTLRRDKLNVVDEVDNALDFMRSVFLPVLPELYRRWERVLPARPQSFLRLGSWIGGDRDGNPFVTQDSLQYALSHGAETVLGYYLDALQQLGADISVSSELTEIPGEIVTLAEASGDESTHREDEPFRRALIGIYGRLAATFEQVCGRPPARPASVDGEPYAGPDAFEADLRQIARSLAEIGGEAFGSVGGLGHLIRAVQTFGFHLATLDLRQNSSVHERVVAELFEVAGEDVDYLALDEEQRVAVLRDELAGNRPLRTPWASYSDATAKELAIIDAVAQAQQTFGADCITQYVVSMAESVSDMLEVLLLVREAGLYRAGDTPSCSIMPVPLFETIGDLESAPDVMRAFFAIPEIAAMTSARGYQEVMIGYSDSNKDGGYLTSSWMLARASEALAPVFTEAGVTMQLFHGRGGSVGRGGGSAFDAIRGQPHGTVNGRIRITEQGEVIAAKYGTIETAAKNLDAVASATLLATLEPQKLATKEYQTFAATMDDISDRAFIAYRDLVYGTEGFPDVFRQMTPIAEIATLNIGSRPASRKASNRIEDLRAIPWVFSWSQARVMLPGWYGTGQALAGFEDKALLRDMVEQWPFFKNTLANMEMVLAKSDMAIAGEYSGLVEDRALAKTVFGQIRDGWQQTHDALLEITGQSFLLENAPKLDASIRLRLPYIEPLNLLQLELLKRHRAGDSDERIAEGIKLSINAIATALRNSG, via the coding sequence ATGACCGACCGCCCCCGCATTCAGCAAAACGCCGACATCCGCTTCCTGGGCAAGACCCTCGGCAACGTGATCCGCGAGCATGGGGGGGAGCGCCTGTACGAGCGCACCGAGCACATCCGCTCTTCCAGCATCAACCGCCACCGCGGCGACGAGCTGGTCGATCTCGAACTGGAAAAGCTCTCGCTGGACGAGACCCTGGCCTTCGTTCGCGGCTTCGGCCTGTTCTCGATGCTCGCCAATCTGGCGGAGGACCGCGACGCAGTCGGCGCGGCCGAGCAGACGACCTTCGTCGAAGCGATCGGGCAATTGCGCGAACACGGCGTGACCGAGGAAACGATCCTCGAACAGCTCGATCACGCGCTGATCGTGCCGGTGCTGACGGCGCACCCGACCGAGGTCCGCCGCAAGAGCATCATCGATCATCGCACGCGCCTGTCCGACCTGATGAAACGGCGCGACGAGGTGCTTGCCGAAGGCGAAGACACAGGCCCCGTCGAAGAGGAAATCGAGCGGCAGATCGCGCTCATCTGGCACACCCGCACCCTGCGGCGCGACAAGCTCAACGTGGTGGACGAGGTCGACAACGCGCTCGACTTCATGCGCAGCGTCTTCCTGCCGGTGCTGCCCGAACTCTATCGCCGGTGGGAACGCGTGCTCCCGGCGCGGCCGCAAAGCTTCCTGCGGCTCGGCAGCTGGATCGGCGGCGATCGCGACGGCAACCCCTTCGTGACGCAGGACAGCCTGCAATACGCGCTGAGCCACGGTGCGGAGACCGTGCTCGGCTATTACCTCGATGCGCTGCAGCAGCTCGGCGCCGACATTTCCGTGTCGAGCGAGCTGACCGAGATTCCGGGCGAAATCGTCACCCTCGCCGAGGCCAGCGGCGATGAGTCCACCCATCGCGAGGACGAACCTTTCCGGCGCGCGCTGATCGGCATCTACGGACGCCTCGCGGCCACGTTCGAACAGGTCTGCGGCAGGCCGCCTGCCCGCCCGGCGAGCGTCGACGGCGAACCCTATGCGGGCCCGGACGCCTTCGAAGCCGACCTGCGGCAGATCGCCCGGTCTCTGGCGGAAATCGGCGGAGAGGCTTTCGGATCGGTCGGCGGGCTCGGCCATCTCATCCGTGCGGTGCAGACCTTCGGCTTCCATCTCGCCACGCTCGACCTCAGGCAGAACAGTTCGGTTCACGAACGCGTGGTCGCCGAGCTGTTCGAGGTCGCGGGCGAGGATGTCGACTACCTCGCCCTCGACGAAGAGCAGCGCGTCGCCGTGCTGCGTGACGAACTCGCCGGCAACCGTCCGCTGCGCACGCCCTGGGCCAGCTATTCCGATGCGACGGCGAAGGAGCTCGCGATCATCGACGCGGTCGCGCAGGCCCAGCAGACCTTCGGGGCGGACTGCATCACGCAATATGTCGTATCGATGGCCGAAAGCGTGTCGGACATGCTCGAGGTCCTGCTGCTGGTGCGCGAGGCGGGGCTCTATCGGGCCGGCGACACGCCGAGCTGCTCGATCATGCCGGTCCCTCTGTTCGAGACCATCGGCGACCTCGAAAGCGCACCCGACGTCATGCGCGCCTTCTTCGCGATCCCCGAGATCGCCGCCATGACGAGTGCGCGCGGATATCAGGAAGTGATGATCGGCTATTCGGATTCCAACAAGGATGGCGGCTATCTGACGTCCAGCTGGATGCTCGCGCGCGCCTCCGAAGCGCTTGCCCCGGTCTTCACCGAAGCGGGCGTCACCATGCAGCTGTTCCATGGCCGCGGCGGTTCGGTGGGGCGTGGCGGCGGCTCCGCCTTCGATGCGATCCGCGGCCAGCCGCACGGCACCGTCAACGGGCGCATCCGGATCACCGAACAGGGCGAGGTCATCGCCGCGAAATACGGGACGATCGAAACCGCGGCAAAGAACCTCGACGCCGTGGCCAGCGCGACCCTGCTCGCCACGCTGGAACCGCAGAAGCTCGCCACGAAGGAATACCAGACCTTCGCCGCCACGATGGACGATATTTCCGACCGCGCCTTCATCGCCTATCGCGATCTGGTCTACGGGACCGAAGGGTTTCCCGACGTCTTCCGGCAGATGACCCCGATCGCCGAGATCGCGACGCTCAATATCGGATCGCGCCCGGCCAGCCGAAAGGCATCGAACCGGATCGAGGACCTGCGCGCCATCCCCTGGGTCTTCTCGTGGAGTCAGGCGCGCGTCATGCTGCCCGGCTGGTACGGCACGGGTCAGGCGCTCGCCGGGTTCGAGGACAAGGCCCTGCTGCGCGACATGGTCGAACAATGGCCATTCTTCAAAAACACGCTCGCGAACATGGAGATGGTGCTCGCCAAATCGGACATGGCGATTGCGGGGGAATATTCCGGGCTGGTCGAGGATCGCGCCCTGGCAAAGACGGTGTTCGGCCAGATCCGCGACGGCTGGCAGCAGACGCACGATGCCTTGCTGGAGATCACCGGACAATCCTTCCTGCTCGAAAACGCGCCGAAGCTCGATGCGTCGATCCGCTTGCGGCTGCCCTATATCGAGCCGCTGAACCTGCTGCAGCTCGAACTGCTCAAACGGCACCGGGCCGGCGATTCCGACGAGCGGATCGCGGAAGGGATCAAGCTGTCGATCAACGCGATCGCGACGGCGCTCAGGAATAGCGGCTGA
- a CDS encoding tryptophan halogenase family protein produces the protein MAIEKIVIVGGGTAGWMAAAALSRLSESRRVCVTLIESEQIGTVGVGEATIPPMREFNQLLGIDEREMMAATQATFKLGIQFANWGNVGETYLHPFGNYGYQLDGLSFHQVWHRAKSEGDKRPLQVFNLETMAAYFGKFARTQDYERDDLPPMNYAYHLDATRYAAFLRGYAEKRGVVRREGRVSDTTLDGASGFVRSVTMDDGTEMAGDLFVDCSGFRGLLIEQALETGYEDWRHYLPCDRAVALPCAREDGSPPAPFTKATAHSAGWQWQVPLQTRNGNGHVYCSEYMQDDEALDILTANIAGKPQADPNFLRFVTGRRKKFWNRNVVALGLAAGFMEPLESTSIHLVNTGINKLIAILSLDGITQTQEDAFNRLTAKEYARIRDFLVLHYNATRRDDSPFWNHVRTMDVPDTLLEKIDLFRSNGQIFREEDELFTETSWAAVMLGQGIEMGGHSPIAQTMSVTDYRQEFDEMENSIRYLVGHMPAHAEYLARYCPAQAV, from the coding sequence ATGGCTATCGAGAAAATCGTGATCGTCGGCGGGGGCACCGCGGGCTGGATGGCGGCCGCGGCGCTCTCCCGCCTGTCGGAAAGCCGCAGGGTTTGCGTCACGCTTATCGAATCCGAACAGATCGGCACGGTCGGCGTCGGGGAAGCCACCATTCCTCCCATGCGCGAATTTAATCAACTTCTCGGAATCGACGAACGCGAAATGATGGCGGCCACGCAGGCCACATTCAAACTGGGCATCCAATTCGCCAACTGGGGGAACGTCGGCGAGACCTATCTCCATCCCTTCGGCAACTACGGCTACCAGCTGGACGGACTCTCGTTCCACCAGGTCTGGCACCGCGCCAAAAGCGAGGGCGACAAGCGTCCGCTGCAGGTCTTCAACCTCGAAACGATGGCGGCGTATTTCGGGAAGTTTGCGCGTACGCAGGATTACGAGCGCGACGATCTCCCACCGATGAACTACGCCTATCACCTCGATGCGACCCGCTATGCGGCCTTTCTGCGTGGCTACGCCGAAAAGCGCGGCGTGGTGCGGCGCGAAGGCAGGGTGAGCGACACCACGCTCGACGGCGCATCGGGTTTCGTCCGCTCGGTCACGATGGACGACGGCACCGAAATGGCGGGCGACCTCTTCGTCGACTGCTCGGGCTTTCGCGGGCTGCTGATCGAGCAGGCGCTCGAAACCGGATACGAGGACTGGCGCCACTATCTCCCCTGCGACCGGGCGGTGGCTCTGCCTTGCGCGCGCGAGGACGGCAGCCCTCCGGCACCTTTCACCAAGGCGACCGCGCACAGCGCAGGCTGGCAGTGGCAGGTCCCGCTGCAGACCCGCAACGGAAACGGCCACGTCTATTGCAGCGAATATATGCAGGACGACGAAGCGCTCGACATCCTGACCGCAAACATCGCGGGCAAGCCGCAGGCCGACCCCAATTTCCTGCGCTTCGTCACCGGGCGGCGCAAGAAGTTCTGGAACAGGAACGTCGTGGCACTGGGGCTCGCGGCAGGCTTCATGGAACCGCTGGAATCGACCTCGATCCACCTCGTTAACACCGGGATCAACAAGCTGATCGCGATCCTGTCGCTCGATGGGATCACGCAGACGCAGGAGGACGCCTTCAACCGCCTGACCGCCAAGGAATATGCGCGTATCCGGGACTTCCTGGTCCTGCATTACAATGCCACCCGGCGCGACGACAGCCCCTTCTGGAACCACGTCCGCACGATGGACGTGCCCGATACGCTGCTGGAGAAAATCGATCTGTTCCGCAGCAACGGCCAGATTTTCCGCGAGGAGGACGAGCTGTTCACCGAGACCAGCTGGGCAGCCGTCATGCTGGGCCAGGGCATCGAAATGGGCGGCCACAGCCCCATCGCGCAAACAATGTCCGTCACCGACTACAGGCAGGAATTCGACGAGATGGAAAATTCGATCCGCTACCTCGTCGGTCACATGCCCGCTCATGCCGAATATCTGGCCCGCTATTGCCCTGCGCAGGCCGTATGA